One genomic segment of Amycolatopsis sp. WQ 127309 includes these proteins:
- a CDS encoding FMN-binding protein has protein sequence MKRTIFVVALSIAGFIAVWRFEPGPPVQNTAVAQAPPSLAVPSTSVPKPTAAAPSTSAGGPTGGTSNSPTTSAPPSSTPDSANATVTTQGTPEWSTYGTVQVQVTFTGSRMAAITLLQAPDGGRALTALPKLQEEAIKAQSAKIDTVTGATETSESYKTSLQAAIDARGN, from the coding sequence ATGAAGAGAACCATCTTCGTCGTCGCGCTGTCGATCGCGGGCTTCATCGCGGTCTGGCGGTTCGAACCCGGGCCGCCGGTACAGAACACCGCCGTCGCCCAAGCGCCGCCCTCCCTCGCCGTACCGTCCACATCGGTCCCCAAGCCGACCGCGGCGGCACCGTCCACTTCGGCCGGTGGCCCGACCGGCGGCACCTCGAACTCCCCCACCACCTCGGCGCCGCCGTCGTCCACTCCGGACAGTGCGAACGCGACGGTGACCACCCAGGGCACGCCGGAGTGGAGCACCTACGGGACCGTGCAGGTCCAGGTGACCTTCACCGGTTCCCGGATGGCCGCGATCACCCTGCTGCAGGCGCCGGACGGCGGGCGGGCGCTCACCGCGTTGCCGAAGCTGCAGGAAGAGGCGATCAAGGCGCAGAGCGCGAAGATCGACACGGTGACCGGCGCGACCGAGACGAGCGAGTCGTACAAGACGTCGCTGCAGGCCGCCATCGACGCTCGGGGCAACTGA
- a CDS encoding FAD:protein FMN transferase — MTNRVDQVMGLPISLDLRDEGDFADVVDDVFAWFRDVDARFSPFKPDSEVSRYDRGELPAEDLSDDLIEVLELCAYYEQLSGGAFRARLPGRGLDPCAVVKGWAVQRAADMLKAEGATTFCLNAGGDVVTAGEPEPGRPWRVGVRHPEQPLAVCAVLESRNGAIATSAAYERGSHILDGRDGTPATGLMSVTVVAGDLVTADALATAAFAMGAEGITWAADRPGCEILIVDDSRRMHRTAGLAVAS; from the coding sequence ATGACGAACCGCGTGGACCAGGTGATGGGCCTGCCGATCTCCCTCGACCTGCGGGACGAAGGTGATTTCGCCGACGTCGTCGACGACGTCTTCGCGTGGTTCCGCGACGTCGACGCCCGGTTCAGCCCGTTCAAGCCGGACAGCGAGGTCAGCCGCTACGACCGCGGCGAGCTGCCGGCCGAGGACCTGAGCGACGACCTGATCGAGGTGCTGGAGCTCTGCGCGTACTACGAGCAGCTCTCCGGCGGCGCGTTCCGCGCGCGGCTGCCCGGGCGCGGCCTCGACCCGTGCGCGGTGGTGAAGGGCTGGGCGGTGCAGCGCGCCGCCGACATGCTCAAGGCCGAAGGCGCGACGACGTTCTGCCTCAACGCGGGCGGCGACGTCGTCACCGCCGGCGAGCCCGAACCCGGACGGCCGTGGCGGGTCGGCGTCCGCCACCCCGAGCAGCCCCTGGCCGTGTGCGCGGTGCTGGAGTCGCGCAACGGCGCCATCGCGACGTCGGCGGCCTACGAACGCGGCTCGCACATCCTCGACGGCCGCGACGGCACCCCGGCGACCGGCCTGATGAGTGTCACGGTGGTGGCCGGCGACCTGGTCACGGCGGACGCGCTGGCCACGGCGGCGTTCGCGATGGGCGCCGAGGGCATCACGTGGGCGGCGGACCGGCCGGGCTGCGAGATCCTCATCGTCGACGACAGCCGCCGGATGCACCGGACCGCGGGGCTCGCGGTGGCTTCGTAA
- a CDS encoding VOC family protein: MPSAVLNVSVDCADPYTLCQFWSQVTGKPIPDGDHPGDDEVGIELSDGTALLFLKVPEPKTVKNRLHLCLQPDVPRDEEVARLIGLGATLVHDRRNEDGTGWAVLADPEGNEFCVLRSKAERAATA, encoded by the coding sequence ATGCCTTCCGCCGTGCTGAACGTGTCCGTCGACTGCGCCGATCCGTACACCCTCTGCCAGTTCTGGAGCCAGGTCACCGGGAAACCGATCCCCGACGGCGACCACCCGGGTGACGACGAGGTCGGCATCGAGCTGTCCGACGGCACCGCCTTGCTGTTCCTGAAGGTGCCGGAACCGAAGACGGTCAAGAACCGCCTGCACCTGTGCCTGCAACCGGACGTCCCGCGTGACGAAGAGGTCGCGCGCCTGATCGGGCTGGGCGCCACGCTCGTCCACGACCGGCGCAACGAGGACGGCACCGGCTGGGCCGTGCTCGCCGACCCCGAGGGCAACGAGTTCTGCGTGCTGCGCAGCAAGGCCGAGCGCGCGGCGACGGCGTGA
- a CDS encoding ferric reductase-like transmembrane domain-containing protein → MTQTAEATRPAIRPRIAAKSGLFLLLGANVAAVTTLFAQAGLSDDVLISIGRLAGLYGALAMAFQLLLVARLPWLDRRIGMDRLTTWHRWTGFTILWTLLAHLVFIVFGYAEVEHHGVVDELVDMANQLEGILRALVAFAVILIVGAASAKFARRRLAYETWHFIHLYTYAAVFLAFTHQIALGTSFAGSPMAKSYWWTLWIGAGAAVLAGRVLLPLWRNLRHRLRVTAVVSEAPDVVSVYMSGKHLDRMPVRAGQFFLWRFLTKDRWYQANPFSLSAAPDGRTLRLTAKALGDASASLRNLRIGTRVFAEGPYGAFTTIHQQRPDALLVAGGVGITPIRALLEDIQGHVVVLYRVRTQADAVLLPELNQLAKTRGAMVSVLTGPDQAVGPRGTMLGPANLHMMVPDVHERDVFVCGPPGMTSAVLRSLRELRVPKAQVHAERFSLAA, encoded by the coding sequence ATGACGCAGACCGCCGAGGCCACGCGCCCGGCGATCCGCCCCCGGATCGCCGCGAAATCCGGCCTCTTCCTCCTCCTGGGCGCCAACGTGGCCGCCGTGACCACCCTGTTCGCCCAGGCCGGGCTCTCCGACGACGTGCTGATCAGCATCGGCAGGCTCGCCGGGCTGTACGGCGCGCTCGCGATGGCGTTCCAGCTGCTGCTGGTGGCCCGGCTGCCCTGGCTGGACCGGCGCATCGGCATGGACCGGCTCACGACGTGGCACCGCTGGACCGGCTTCACGATCCTGTGGACGCTGCTCGCGCACCTGGTGTTCATCGTGTTCGGGTACGCCGAGGTCGAGCACCACGGCGTCGTCGACGAGCTGGTGGACATGGCGAACCAGCTGGAAGGCATCCTGCGCGCGCTGGTCGCGTTCGCGGTGATCCTCATCGTCGGGGCGGCGTCGGCGAAGTTCGCGCGCCGGCGGCTGGCCTACGAGACGTGGCACTTCATCCACCTCTACACCTACGCGGCGGTGTTCCTCGCGTTCACGCACCAGATCGCGCTCGGGACGTCGTTCGCCGGCTCGCCGATGGCGAAGAGCTACTGGTGGACGCTCTGGATCGGCGCCGGCGCCGCCGTGCTCGCCGGGCGCGTGCTGCTCCCGCTGTGGCGGAACCTGCGGCACCGGCTGCGCGTCACCGCCGTCGTTTCCGAGGCCCCGGACGTGGTTTCGGTCTACATGAGCGGCAAGCACCTCGACCGGATGCCGGTCCGCGCCGGCCAGTTCTTCCTGTGGCGGTTCCTCACCAAGGACCGCTGGTACCAGGCCAACCCCTTCTCGCTGTCCGCGGCGCCCGACGGCCGCACGCTGCGCCTGACCGCGAAGGCCCTCGGCGACGCCAGCGCGTCGCTGCGCAACCTCCGCATCGGGACGCGGGTGTTCGCCGAAGGCCCGTACGGCGCGTTCACGACGATCCACCAGCAGCGGCCCGACGCGCTGCTCGTGGCGGGCGGCGTCGGCATCACGCCGATCCGCGCGCTGCTGGAGGACATCCAAGGCCACGTCGTCGTGCTCTACCGGGTGCGCACGCAGGCCGACGCGGTCCTGCTGCCCGAGCTGAACCAGCTGGCCAAGACCCGCGGCGCGATGGTGAGCGTCCTCACCGGACCCGACCAGGCCGTCGGGCCGCGCGGCACGATGCTCGGCCCGGCGAACCTGCACATGATGGTGCCGGACGTGCACGAGCGGGACGTGTTCGTCTGCGGCCCGCCCGGGATGACGTCGGCCGTGCTGCGCAGCCTGCGGGAGCTGCGCGTGCCCAAGGCCCAGGTCCACGCCGAACGCTTCAGCCTCGCGGCCTAG